The following proteins are encoded in a genomic region of Deltaproteobacteria bacterium:
- a CDS encoding tetratricopeptide repeat protein, translating into MPLLTFLLVLGMLLSPVRLLASPPNEEKTTLFYLLYQISLNGGSAKEATRYLEKALGQKPGDKTLLFQKASLLGDKGELNKAKEIAKQLEAENPHAVETLLLLGKIASAEGDHPLAAHYFQKATKEKPDSEETVLLLTQELALLKNFDRALTVLEAYHRRNPEETNALFFRASLYFHFMNQPFKAVDTYREILKIEPDNTKALAAIIDIDLAKGKKREALKVLQEAVRKNPSEITLRLRLALLQYELKFYKEAISHFQSILKDYPNFDKITYYLGVIYENRGMIQEALGEFGKIPASGDFYKEAGLHRAYLHVQTKKEEEAMEILREALKKRPEISEFYEYLSEIYRDRGENLAAIRVLEEGIGRVKDKSRLLYAQGILYDKTGEFKKSIKAMRRVLKLSPDNAHALNFIGYTYAEKGIHLDEAEKLVKKALELKPEDGYITDSLGWVYFRKGKFDEAFLYIGKAYQLIPQEPAIVEHLGDLYLKKSRREIALRYFEESLGLLSKKKELDQDKNRDIERLREKIEKIKSQP; encoded by the coding sequence ATGCCACTCCTCACCTTTTTACTGGTCCTCGGGATGCTCCTCAGCCCTGTCCGGCTTTTAGCGAGCCCTCCCAACGAAGAAAAAACTACACTCTTTTACCTCCTCTATCAGATCTCTCTTAACGGCGGTTCGGCCAAAGAGGCCACCCGATACCTGGAAAAAGCTTTAGGCCAAAAACCGGGGGACAAAACCCTGCTCTTCCAGAAGGCCTCGCTACTGGGCGACAAGGGAGAGCTCAACAAGGCCAAAGAGATCGCCAAACAATTGGAGGCGGAAAACCCTCATGCCGTAGAGACCCTGCTCCTGCTGGGTAAAATCGCCTCGGCGGAAGGGGATCACCCCCTGGCGGCTCACTACTTCCAAAAAGCCACCAAGGAAAAACCGGATTCGGAGGAAACAGTCCTGCTCCTGACCCAGGAACTGGCCCTATTGAAAAATTTTGACCGGGCCCTCACGGTGCTGGAGGCCTACCATCGCAGGAATCCGGAGGAGACCAATGCCCTTTTCTTCAGGGCCTCCCTCTATTTTCATTTCATGAACCAGCCTTTCAAGGCGGTCGATACCTATCGCGAAATCCTGAAGATCGAGCCGGACAATACCAAGGCCCTCGCAGCCATTATCGACATTGACCTCGCCAAAGGAAAAAAACGGGAGGCCCTGAAGGTCCTCCAAGAGGCGGTGCGGAAAAATCCTTCGGAGATTACACTCCGGCTCCGGCTGGCACTTCTCCAATATGAACTAAAATTTTACAAAGAGGCAATCAGTCACTTCCAATCCATCCTCAAAGATTATCCCAATTTCGACAAGATCACCTACTACCTTGGGGTCATCTATGAAAACAGGGGGATGATCCAAGAGGCCCTCGGTGAATTCGGCAAAATACCCGCTTCCGGCGATTTTTATAAGGAGGCCGGACTCCACCGGGCCTACCTCCATGTCCAGACCAAAAAGGAGGAGGAGGCGATGGAGATCCTGAGGGAGGCCCTGAAGAAAAGACCGGAGATCAGTGAATTCTACGAATATTTATCAGAAATATACAGGGATCGTGGAGAAAACCTTGCCGCCATCAGGGTCTTGGAGGAAGGGATTGGTCGGGTAAAAGACAAATCACGCCTCCTTTACGCCCAGGGGATTCTCTACGACAAGACGGGGGAGTTTAAAAAATCAATCAAGGCGATGAGGCGGGTCTTGAAACTGTCCCCCGACAACGCCCATGCCCTGAATTTTATCGGGTACACCTATGCCGAAAAAGGGATCCACCTGGACGAGGCCGAGAAATTGGTGAAGAAAGCGCTGGAACTCAAGCCGGAAGACGGCTATATTACCGACAGCCTTGGGTGGGTTTACTTCCGAAAGGGGAAATTTGACGAGGCGTTTCTCTACATTGGGAAGGCTTACCAACTGATCCCGCAGGAACCGGCGATTGTCGAGCATCTGGGGGATCTGTACCTGAAAAAAAGCCGGAGAGAGATCGCCCTGCGTTATTTTGAAGAATCGCTGGGGCTTCTTTCAAAAAAGAAAGAGTTGGACCAGGATAAAAACAGGGATATAGAACGGCTCCGGGAAAAGATTGAAAAGATCAAGTCACAGCCTTAG
- a CDS encoding ABC transporter permease gives MLAYLLKRFFLIVPTFLGITFVTFLIIQLAPGNPVSLKIQQLGGEGIKSETVSREVIEQTKKLYGLDKPFSVQYLQWLKRIVTFDFGESYKDHRPVLKKIGEALPITLLLNLISIFLIYTISIPLGVFSAVRPDSRTDKIITLFLFILYSLPSFWIAMILIMFVGGGEYLDLFPVVGLFSRGIEQLSWWGKIGNASWHLVLPVITLTLGGFAFMTRFSRAQLLEVIRQDYIRTARAKGVPERWVVWKHAVRNALIPMITLMGTLLPGLIGGSVIVEQIFTIPGMGKLGFEAVLSRDYPTVMAIAAIEALLTLLSILISDLLYVMVDPRISFERRQS, from the coding sequence GTGCTGGCCTACCTCCTAAAACGTTTTTTTCTGATCGTCCCGACGTTTTTGGGGATTACCTTCGTTACCTTTCTGATCATCCAGCTTGCGCCGGGAAATCCGGTCTCCCTCAAGATCCAACAACTCGGCGGTGAGGGGATCAAGAGCGAAACGGTCTCCCGGGAGGTCATCGAACAGACAAAAAAACTCTACGGTCTCGATAAACCATTTTCGGTCCAGTACCTCCAATGGCTCAAAAGGATTGTCACATTCGACTTTGGGGAATCGTATAAAGACCATCGCCCTGTCCTGAAAAAGATTGGCGAGGCGTTGCCGATCACACTTTTGCTGAATCTTATTTCGATCTTTCTCATTTATACGATCTCCATCCCCTTGGGGGTCTTCTCCGCCGTCCGGCCGGACAGCCGAACCGACAAGATCATCACACTCTTCCTCTTTATCCTTTATTCTCTTCCCTCCTTCTGGATCGCGATGATCCTGATCATGTTTGTCGGCGGTGGAGAATACCTCGACCTCTTCCCGGTGGTTGGTCTCTTTTCACGAGGGATCGAACAACTCTCCTGGTGGGGGAAGATCGGCAACGCCTCCTGGCACCTCGTCCTCCCGGTGATAACGCTCACGCTGGGAGGGTTTGCCTTCATGACCCGTTTCTCAAGGGCCCAACTCCTGGAGGTGATCCGCCAGGATTACATCCGGACCGCACGCGCCAAGGGGGTTCCCGAAAGGTGGGTTGTCTGGAAACATGCGGTACGGAACGCCCTAATCCCGATGATCACCCTGATGGGGACACTCCTGCCCGGTCTCATTGGCGGCAGTGTCATCGTGGAACAGATTTTTACCATCCCCGGCATGGGGAAATTGGGGTTTGAGGCGGTCCTCTCGCGCGACTACCCCACCGTCATGGCGATCGCCGCCATCGAGGCGCTTCTCACACTTTTGAGCATCCTGATCTCCGACCTGCTCTACGTGATGGTCGATCCCCGCATCAGTTTTGAAAGAAGGCAGTCATGA
- a CDS encoding ABC transporter permease, translating to MKKESTTSLVWDQFKKNRLAVVGLIFIGLLFLLAFLAPSLSPYSPTEYDLNSILLPPSVDHWLGTDEEGRDVLSRMIYGSRVSLSVGFIAVALYVIIGVIFGALAGYFGGWVDMLISRLIEVMFCFPTFFLILTVLAFIGPSLINIMIVIGITSWTGIARLVRGEFLKLRDQDFVIAAKATGAGALRLIFRHILPNSLAPVLVSATFGVSSAILIESSLSFLGFGVQPPTPSWGEILSQSRDFIDIAWWLTLFPGLAIFITITAYNLVGEGLRDAIDPRLKM from the coding sequence ATGAAAAAAGAATCCACCACCTCTCTCGTCTGGGATCAGTTTAAGAAAAACCGGCTGGCGGTGGTGGGGCTCATCTTTATCGGGCTCCTCTTCCTCCTGGCCTTTCTGGCCCCCTCCCTTTCCCCTTACTCCCCCACGGAGTATGATCTGAATTCCATCCTCCTCCCCCCCTCGGTAGACCACTGGCTCGGCACGGATGAAGAGGGGCGCGATGTCCTCTCCCGGATGATCTATGGCTCCAGGGTTTCTCTCTCCGTCGGCTTTATTGCCGTGGCCCTCTACGTGATCATCGGTGTTATTTTCGGCGCCCTGGCCGGCTACTTTGGGGGGTGGGTCGATATGCTGATCTCCCGCCTCATCGAGGTGATGTTCTGCTTCCCCACATTTTTCCTGATCCTGACCGTCCTCGCCTTTATCGGCCCTTCACTCATCAATATCATGATCGTCATCGGGATCACGAGCTGGACCGGCATTGCGAGACTGGTCCGCGGCGAATTTCTAAAACTCCGCGATCAGGATTTCGTTATTGCCGCCAAGGCCACAGGAGCCGGTGCCCTGAGACTGATCTTTCGCCATATCCTGCCCAACAGCCTGGCGCCAGTTCTGGTCTCGGCCACCTTCGGGGTTTCGTCCGCTATTCTGATCGAATCGAGCCTTTCCTTCCTCGGTTTTGGCGTCCAGCCCCCAACCCCTTCCTGGGGGGAGATCCTGTCTCAATCGAGGGATTTTATTGACATCGCCTGGTGGTTGACCCTTTTCCCGGGACTGGCCATTTTTATAACAATTACCGCCTACAACCTGGTTGGGGAGGGACTCCGGGATGCCATTGATCCGAGGTTGAAAATGTAA
- the lpoB gene encoding penicillin-binding protein activator LpoB has translation MKRLIIGFCLVTFPFLTACGRQYAKGAYIPANTVILRSDKFVEADLQQIAEKLTESLLADERIAASAASPTVMMSLITNSTDEHIDMKSLSDKIRTALFKSKKIKFVNESLRPAVKEEVEYQSGDFIDQKTAKKRGRQVGADYLISGNISAIKQPVGRQEIVYYKATLEMTDLATNIIAWTDEVEIKKKFRKKFTGF, from the coding sequence ATGAAACGACTGATTATTGGTTTTTGTTTGGTCACTTTTCCCTTTTTGACCGCCTGTGGCCGACAGTATGCCAAGGGGGCCTATATCCCGGCCAATACGGTGATCTTAAGGAGCGACAAATTTGTGGAGGCGGATCTCCAGCAGATCGCCGAAAAGCTGACTGAGTCACTCCTGGCTGATGAACGAATCGCCGCCTCTGCCGCTTCCCCAACGGTCATGATGAGCCTGATCACCAATTCCACCGACGAGCATATCGATATGAAATCGCTCTCGGACAAAATCCGAACCGCCCTTTTCAAATCGAAAAAGATAAAATTCGTCAATGAGAGCCTTCGCCCTGCGGTGAAAGAAGAGGTCGAATACCAGTCCGGTGATTTTATCGACCAGAAAACCGCCAAAAAGAGGGGGCGTCAGGTTGGCGCCGATTACCTGATCTCCGGCAATATCTCGGCGATCAAACAACCGGTCGGGCGCCAGGAGATCGTCTATTACAAGGCGACCCTGGAAATGACCGACCTGGCCACCAATATCATTGCCTGGACCGATGAGGTCGAGATCAAGAAGAAGTTCCGCAAAAAATTCACCGGATTTTAA
- a CDS encoding ATP-binding cassette domain-containing protein has translation MGVTPLLEVKGLVKRFPVRGGLFSRVQRSVKALNGVSLSIQPGETLGLVGESGCGKTTLARALLKLIPSDSGQILFKGTDLTPLSFKAMRPFRRHIQMIFQDPYSSLNPRMTVGEIIAEPLVIHKMVRRQEKRERLEKLLATVGLAADNLDRYPHEFSGGQRQRIGIARALALLPELVIADEPVSALDVSVGAQIVNLLRDLQKQLHLSYLFVSHDLKLVRMLSHRVAVMYLGEIVELVPAEGLARPLHPYTQALVAAIPIPDPEKRRKRTLLTGEVPSPTEIPEGCPFHTRCPYREAQCRTEKPPFKEWLPGHWASCHFADKIVDKLGGSHA, from the coding sequence TTGGGTGTAACACCCCTGCTAGAAGTAAAAGGGTTGGTCAAACGGTTCCCGGTCCGGGGCGGCCTGTTCTCGCGAGTTCAGAGGTCGGTCAAGGCCTTAAACGGCGTCTCCTTGTCAATCCAGCCGGGTGAAACCCTGGGGCTTGTCGGTGAATCCGGTTGCGGGAAGACAACACTCGCGAGGGCCCTCCTGAAATTAATCCCTTCTGATTCAGGACAAATCCTTTTCAAAGGGACCGATCTGACCCCGCTTTCTTTCAAGGCGATGCGTCCCTTCCGGCGCCATATCCAGATGATCTTTCAGGACCCCTACTCCTCGTTGAACCCCCGCATGACCGTCGGTGAGATTATTGCCGAACCTCTGGTGATCCACAAAATGGTCCGCCGCCAGGAAAAAAGAGAGAGACTGGAAAAACTCCTGGCCACGGTCGGGTTGGCCGCCGACAATCTTGACCGTTACCCTCATGAGTTCTCCGGGGGGCAGAGGCAAAGGATCGGGATCGCCAGGGCACTGGCCCTTCTTCCGGAATTGGTGATTGCCGACGAACCGGTATCGGCCCTCGATGTCTCGGTGGGGGCCCAGATTGTCAACCTCCTGCGGGATCTTCAAAAACAGCTCCATCTCTCCTACCTCTTTGTCTCCCACGATCTCAAACTGGTGAGAATGCTCTCCCATCGTGTGGCTGTCATGTACCTGGGGGAAATTGTGGAACTGGTTCCGGCCGAAGGGTTAGCCAGGCCGCTCCATCCTTATACCCAGGCACTGGTTGCGGCGATTCCTATCCCTGATCCGGAGAAGAGGCGAAAACGAACCCTCCTGACCGGAGAGGTCCCCTCTCCCACGGAGATTCCCGAAGGTTGTCCCTTTCATACCCGTTGTCCTTATAGGGAGGCTCAATGCCGCACCGAAAAGCCCCCCTTCAAGGAGTGGCTCCCAGGCCATTGGGCCAGTTGTCATTTTGCCGATAAGATTGTCGATAAACTTGGAGGCTCCCATGCTTAA
- a CDS encoding DUF4292 domain-containing protein — protein MKRSSHSLSTLLAFLILFFAVGCGSHQTSLSAVKRPSHRTSLQEIFKEQKAQREIKGLKALLKVRSGGGFFSPSADRVILLLLPASFRIDTTNDFGLLLSQVVSNGIQATLFWPQEKKYVQGTAEEGLFAKYLELPLDPEVMVPLLAGVLPLHDETDYQINLIKNGKIFLLEEEGQRIRIDAETLRPLQFLALDSSRLPSLEIRFLEWTTVHDRPVPQKLKIIFWKSHRSLIVELDGIELNPPLKPKIFQIDLPADAEQIDTF, from the coding sequence TTGAAAAGATCAAGTCACAGCCTTAGCACCCTCCTTGCCTTCCTGATCCTCTTTTTCGCCGTCGGCTGTGGTTCTCACCAAACCTCTCTTTCGGCCGTGAAAAGGCCCTCCCATCGCACCTCGCTCCAGGAGATCTTTAAGGAACAGAAGGCACAGCGGGAGATCAAGGGGCTTAAGGCCCTTCTCAAGGTCCGTTCAGGAGGGGGGTTTTTCAGCCCCTCCGCCGACAGGGTTATCCTCCTTTTGCTCCCGGCTTCATTCCGGATCGATACCACCAACGACTTTGGTTTATTGCTGAGTCAGGTTGTCTCTAACGGAATTCAGGCCACTCTCTTTTGGCCCCAGGAAAAAAAGTACGTCCAGGGAACGGCCGAGGAGGGGCTTTTTGCAAAATACCTGGAACTCCCCCTCGACCCGGAGGTCATGGTCCCGCTCCTGGCCGGGGTACTCCCGTTGCACGACGAAACGGACTATCAAATCAACCTGATCAAAAATGGGAAGATCTTTCTTCTTGAGGAGGAGGGGCAAAGAATCCGAATCGATGCGGAGACCTTGAGGCCATTGCAGTTTCTCGCACTCGATAGTTCCCGTCTCCCCTCCCTGGAGATCCGGTTCCTGGAATGGACAACGGTTCATGACAGACCGGTTCCCCAGAAATTGAAGATCATCTTCTGGAAATCGCACCGAAGTCTTATCGTTGAATTGGATGGCATCGAGCTGAACCCTCCGTTAAAACCAAAAATATTTCAAATCGATCTCCCGGCTGATGCGGAACAAATCGACACTTTTTAG
- a CDS encoding TlyA family RNA methyltransferase, protein MRHYALLATRLRPCVKSQVTLSKDATKEHPFVSRGGIKLAHALDYFNLDVTGLVALDVGASTGGFTDCLLQRGAKKVYALDVGYGQLAWKLRTDSRVVVIERTNIRYWDRHQVTESIDLAVIDVSFISLTLVLPKVKEILASHGSTRSPCPSIVALIKPNFEVGKGQVGKKGVVREPEKHRQVIEKIRALASTLNLKACGVTESPLTGPEGNKEFCLLLTPPS, encoded by the coding sequence ATGAGGCATTACGCCCTTTTGGCAACGAGGCTCAGGCCCTGCGTGAAATCGCAAGTTACATTATCCAAAGACGCAACTAAAGAACACCCCTTTGTCAGTCGCGGCGGGATCAAACTGGCGCATGCCCTCGATTACTTTAATCTGGATGTCACTGGCCTCGTTGCCCTCGACGTCGGGGCTTCCACCGGCGGTTTCACCGATTGTCTCCTCCAACGGGGGGCGAAAAAAGTCTATGCCCTCGATGTTGGCTACGGACAACTCGCCTGGAAACTCCGAACCGACTCCCGAGTGGTTGTTATTGAAAGGACCAACATCCGTTATTGGGACAGACATCAAGTCACGGAATCGATTGATCTGGCGGTGATCGATGTCTCGTTTATCTCACTCACACTGGTGTTGCCGAAGGTGAAGGAAATACTAGCGAGTCATGGTTCGACACGCTCACCATGTCCGAGTATTGTGGCACTCATTAAACCAAACTTTGAAGTCGGCAAGGGTCAAGTCGGCAAAAAGGGGGTCGTCCGCGAACCTGAAAAACACCGGCAGGTGATTGAAAAAATCCGCGCCTTGGCCTCCACCCTCAACCTGAAAGCTTGCGGGGTCACCGAATCCCCACTCACCGGCCCTGAGGGGAACAAAGAGTTTTGCCTGCTCTTGACCCCCCCTTCCTAA
- a CDS encoding peptide-binding protein: MRNKSTLFSLFLILLTGCHFQVPKDPSILIWHLGAEPDTLNPILATDAYAGTIDNFIYETLIERDNATLAWRPKLATRWEISPDHRQFTYTLRDDVFWHDGTPFTTDDILYSFEKIMDPAVDDPHLKVYYKDILKVEKLSPVVVRFTYREPYFLALEFTGTIPIIPKHLYQGTDFNKNPLNRTPIGTGPFRFLSWKTGDRIRIARNEGYWREKPALHGIDFEIVAEDTVALQVLKKGGLDFAGLRPIQWVRQTGSSRFNNRFEKRSYTTPGYSFIGWNNKKPFFKDKRVRRAMTFLINRQQILEKLNFGLGRVVTGPAYVDSLDYNPQIEPIPYDPDKAKELLAQAGWRDTDHDGWLDKNGVPFRFEFLISSGRRFAERLATILKEDFAGVGIDMEIRKLEWALFIKNLDDRKFDAVTLGWVFGFEQDPYQVWHSSQAVKGSNFVGFENREADTLIEMGRREFDRQKRANLYRRFHQIVDEEQPYTFLYASPHLLALDRRFENVQVYPAGVDPLEWTVRPVLELE; the protein is encoded by the coding sequence ATGCGGAACAAATCGACACTTTTTAGCCTTTTTTTGATCCTGCTCACGGGCTGCCACTTTCAGGTCCCGAAAGACCCTTCCATCCTGATCTGGCACCTCGGTGCTGAACCGGATACCTTGAACCCGATCCTGGCTACCGATGCCTATGCCGGAACGATAGATAACTTCATCTATGAAACCTTGATTGAAAGAGATAATGCCACCCTCGCCTGGAGGCCAAAACTGGCAACCCGGTGGGAGATTTCACCCGATCACCGGCAGTTCACCTACACCTTAAGGGACGACGTCTTCTGGCATGACGGCACCCCTTTTACCACCGACGATATCCTTTATTCATTTGAAAAAATCATGGACCCGGCGGTCGACGACCCGCATCTCAAGGTGTATTACAAGGATATTCTCAAGGTCGAAAAACTCTCTCCCGTTGTTGTCCGGTTTACCTACAGAGAACCGTACTTTCTGGCGCTGGAGTTTACCGGGACGATCCCGATCATCCCCAAGCACCTTTACCAGGGAACCGACTTTAACAAGAATCCCCTGAACCGGACCCCGATCGGCACCGGCCCATTTCGCTTTCTCTCCTGGAAAACCGGTGATCGGATCCGGATTGCCCGCAACGAGGGATATTGGCGAGAGAAGCCGGCCCTTCACGGCATCGACTTCGAAATTGTGGCCGAAGATACAGTCGCCCTTCAAGTGCTCAAAAAAGGAGGGCTTGATTTCGCCGGACTTCGTCCGATCCAGTGGGTGCGCCAGACAGGTTCCTCCCGTTTTAACAACCGGTTTGAGAAAAGATCGTATACCACTCCCGGTTATAGTTTCATCGGTTGGAACAATAAAAAACCCTTCTTTAAGGATAAAAGGGTCCGTCGCGCAATGACCTTTCTGATCAATCGTCAACAGATATTGGAAAAACTCAATTTTGGCCTCGGCCGAGTGGTCACCGGCCCGGCGTATGTCGACTCTCTTGATTACAACCCTCAAATCGAACCGATTCCGTATGACCCGGACAAGGCGAAGGAGTTGCTCGCCCAGGCTGGGTGGCGGGATACGGATCACGACGGGTGGTTGGATAAAAATGGGGTCCCTTTTCGTTTTGAGTTTCTCATCTCTTCAGGCCGCCGTTTCGCCGAACGGCTCGCGACTATTCTCAAGGAAGACTTTGCCGGGGTCGGGATCGACATGGAGATTCGAAAACTGGAGTGGGCCCTCTTCATCAAAAACTTAGACGACCGAAAGTTTGATGCGGTCACCCTGGGTTGGGTCTTTGGTTTTGAGCAGGACCCGTATCAGGTCTGGCATTCTTCCCAGGCGGTGAAAGGATCCAACTTCGTCGGTTTTGAAAACAGGGAGGCCGACACCCTGATCGAAATGGGGCGGCGGGAGTTCGACCGACAAAAGCGGGCCAACCTCTACCGTCGTTTCCATCAGATCGTGGATGAGGAACAACCTTATACCTTTCTCTACGCCAGCCCTCACCTGCTCGCCCTCGACCGGCGGTTCGAGAATGTCCAGGTCTATCCCGCCGGTGTTGATCCTCTGGAATGGACGGTTCGGCCCGTCTTAGAGCTGGAATAA
- a CDS encoding ABC transporter ATP-binding protein produces the protein MEPLLTVENLKTYFLTSRGTVKAVDDVSFTINRGQTLGLVGESGSGKSVTALSLLRLVSPPGQIIGGKILMNNSTDLLKLPEEEMRKIRGQKIAMVFQEPMTSLNPVFTIANQIEEAIAIHQKCPSPEGREKMLESLRLVGIPDPIRVAKSYPHELSGGMRQRGMIAMALACQPELLVADEPTTALDVTIQAQVLELLKELQKKLGMALILITHDLGVVAETVETVMVMYAGKIVESAPTREIFANPRHPYTKALLGAIPRWNEGPSRLQVIPGTVPDLSKLPPGCSFQDRCEKVENRCRQEEPELEEKPTGKKGNKVRCHFPWV, from the coding sequence ATGGAACCATTATTAACCGTTGAAAATCTCAAAACCTATTTTCTGACCTCCCGCGGGACCGTCAAGGCGGTCGATGACGTCAGTTTTACAATCAACCGCGGGCAAACTTTAGGCCTCGTCGGAGAATCCGGTTCCGGAAAATCGGTCACCGCCCTTTCCCTCCTCCGCCTGGTCTCTCCGCCGGGACAGATCATTGGCGGAAAGATCCTGATGAACAACTCCACCGATCTCCTCAAACTCCCCGAGGAAGAGATGAGAAAGATCCGAGGCCAGAAGATCGCGATGGTCTTTCAGGAACCGATGACGAGCCTGAACCCGGTTTTTACCATCGCCAACCAGATCGAAGAGGCGATCGCCATTCATCAAAAATGCCCCTCTCCGGAGGGAAGGGAAAAGATGCTGGAATCGCTCCGGTTGGTCGGGATTCCGGATCCGATCCGTGTGGCCAAAAGCTACCCCCATGAACTATCCGGGGGGATGCGGCAGAGGGGGATGATCGCCATGGCGCTCGCCTGTCAGCCGGAACTGTTGGTCGCCGATGAACCGACAACGGCCCTCGACGTGACCATCCAGGCCCAGGTGCTGGAACTTTTGAAAGAATTGCAGAAAAAACTGGGGATGGCCTTGATCCTGATCACCCACGACCTGGGGGTGGTGGCGGAAACGGTGGAAACGGTGATGGTGATGTATGCCGGCAAGATCGTCGAGAGCGCACCAACGAGGGAGATCTTCGCGAACCCAAGGCATCCCTATACAAAGGCCCTCCTTGGGGCTATCCCGCGATGGAACGAGGGCCCATCACGGCTACAGGTGATCCCCGGAACTGTCCCCGATCTTTCCAAACTACCACCCGGTTGTTCTTTTCAGGACCGTTGCGAAAAGGTCGAAAATCGTTGCCGTCAGGAAGAACCGGAGTTAGAAGAGAAACCAACCGGCAAGAAAGGAAATAAGGTACGGTGTCACTTCCCTTGGGTGTAA